One Syntrophorhabdaceae bacterium genomic region harbors:
- a CDS encoding helix-turn-helix domain-containing protein, with protein sequence MERDKEEAFYNRSLERALQIMLAFSMEEQAQSLAQLAETLDLPRATVLRLCSTLLKYDFLRQDPESKRYSLGLRLFELGSVVFYSFSLRKTSSPYLGQLHQKLGKTI encoded by the coding sequence ATGGAACGCGATAAGGAAGAAGCCTTCTACAACAGGTCGTTGGAAAGAGCTCTGCAGATAATGCTTGCCTTTAGTATGGAAGAGCAGGCGCAGAGCCTGGCACAACTCGCAGAGACGTTGGACTTGCCGAGGGCTACGGTGTTGAGACTCTGCTCCACGCTCTTGAAATACGATTTCCTGAGGCAAGATCCTGAATCGAAGCGATACTCCTTGGGCTTGAGATTATTCGAACTGGGTAGCGTGGTCTTCTACTCCTTCTCCTTAAGAAAAACGTCCTCCCCATATTTGGGGCAACTCCATCAGAAGCTCGGCAAAACAATA